Proteins co-encoded in one Candidatus Binatia bacterium genomic window:
- a CDS encoding radical SAM protein, protein MRYQGTVYRPPSEAGSLIIQTTLACPHNQCAFCGMYRGRKFHVRPMEEVIEDLNVALQAYGPYGVETIFLADGNSAVLPTEKLVTIGAAARARFPNLQRITTYGSAKFLVKKSLEEWRRIGAAGITRIHSGLESGDAATLRDINKGVTPEQAVEAYRHVMSAGIELSVYVMVGVAGIERWRAHALGSADVLTQAPPTFIRLRTFVPQPGTPWHDRWRDGGLTLLSAYEALHETRLLIEHLKGPTTLLSDHISNFLDLRGRIPEDKPAMLGEIDEALQWPLKAFRPPTERLVGLGL, encoded by the coding sequence ATGCGTTACCAAGGCACCGTCTATCGGCCCCCGAGCGAAGCGGGTTCACTGATCATCCAAACGACCCTGGCATGCCCGCACAACCAGTGCGCCTTCTGCGGCATGTACAGAGGACGCAAGTTTCACGTACGTCCGATGGAGGAGGTCATCGAGGATCTGAATGTCGCGCTCCAGGCCTACGGACCGTACGGCGTGGAGACCATCTTCCTGGCCGATGGCAATTCGGCTGTGCTGCCCACTGAGAAGCTGGTCACCATCGGGGCAGCGGCCAGGGCCCGTTTTCCGAATTTGCAGCGGATCACGACCTACGGGTCGGCGAAGTTTCTCGTCAAGAAGAGCCTTGAAGAGTGGCGACGCATAGGCGCAGCGGGCATCACCCGCATCCACTCGGGTCTGGAGTCGGGCGATGCGGCAACGTTACGCGACATCAACAAGGGAGTGACGCCGGAACAAGCAGTGGAAGCGTACCGGCACGTCATGAGCGCGGGCATCGAACTCTCGGTCTACGTCATGGTCGGCGTGGCCGGCATCGAGCGCTGGCGCGCGCATGCTCTGGGCAGCGCCGACGTGCTCACGCAGGCACCGCCGACCTTCATTCGGCTGCGGACCTTCGTGCCGCAACCCGGCACACCGTGGCACGACCGCTGGCGGGATGGGGGTCTGACACTATTGTCGGCATACGAAGCGCTCCACGAAACGCGCTTGCTGATCGAGCACCTCAAAGGCCCCACGACGCTGCTCTCGGACCATATATCGAATTTTCTCGACCTGCGCGGCCGCATCCCCGAGGACAAGCCGGCCATGCTGGGAGAGATCGATGAGGCCCTGCAGTGGCCGCTGAAAGCGTTTCGCCCACCGACCGAGCGGCTGGTCGGGCTGGGCTTGTGA
- a CDS encoding molybdopterin-dependent oxidoreductase has product MPRVVHRTCTLCEACCGIEVRVEDERVVDIRGDQRDPLSQGYICPKAWALKDLHEDPDRLRQPLRRTAAGWERVSWEEALAYAVEGIRKVQRQHGDDAAAIYLGEPVVHNLGAILFGDALVAALRTRKRFSANSLDQFPKQLASHWMYGSGLFMSVPDVDRTNYMLIIGANPVVSNGSLVTAPGMTVRLRRIQQRGGRIVVVDPRRTETAKLANEHHFIRPGTDPLLLAALVHTLFTEKRIRLGKLGTFVDGLDTVEKTVACFTPEAVSDRVGIAPNAIRAIALAFSDAPSAVCYGRMGMCAVPFGTTASWLIEVLNTVSGNLDRPGGAMFPNPPVDVMRLQPKTDRGRWQSRTRRTPEFMGELPSATLAEEIETPGDGQVRALVTLAGNPVLSSPAGHRLSDALGKLDCMVSIDFYLNETTRHAHVILPPVGPLERDHFDVVFQLFSVRSTARWSPAVFALPPGAKNDADILLALSSQLFRARGGAGWVKALALRALLAVGGERVSRLAVDLALRAGPYGSGMRWWRDGLTVRKLRQSIHGLDLGPMQPCLPDRLPIRSGSSARKIDLAPRQVIADMARLRTSMAESPPELVLVSRREMRTVNSWSHNLPSLVKGPRRCVLSLHPADAASRRVAPGDWVRVTSRVGAVDVPVEITDDMMPGVVALPHGYGHCGEGIRLGVAAQHAGASINDLTDPAEIDPLSGNAVLNAIPVRVERR; this is encoded by the coding sequence ATGCCACGGGTGGTCCACCGAACGTGTACTCTCTGCGAGGCCTGCTGTGGAATCGAGGTTCGCGTGGAAGACGAGCGTGTCGTGGACATCCGCGGCGACCAGCGCGATCCGCTCAGCCAGGGCTACATCTGCCCGAAGGCCTGGGCGCTGAAGGATCTCCACGAGGATCCCGACCGCCTGCGTCAGCCGCTCCGACGCACCGCGGCCGGGTGGGAGCGCGTCAGCTGGGAGGAAGCCTTGGCGTACGCCGTCGAGGGGATCCGCAAGGTGCAACGCCAGCACGGCGATGACGCGGCCGCCATTTACCTGGGCGAACCAGTTGTCCACAACCTGGGCGCGATCCTCTTCGGCGACGCGCTGGTTGCCGCGCTGCGAACGCGAAAACGCTTCAGCGCCAACTCACTCGACCAGTTTCCGAAGCAGCTTGCCAGCCACTGGATGTACGGCAGCGGCTTGTTCATGTCGGTCCCGGACGTGGACCGAACAAATTACATGCTGATCATCGGGGCGAATCCCGTGGTTTCCAACGGTAGCCTGGTTACGGCACCGGGCATGACGGTGCGCCTGCGGCGAATTCAGCAGCGCGGGGGCAGGATTGTCGTTGTTGACCCGCGGCGTACCGAGACGGCGAAGCTTGCGAATGAGCATCACTTCATCCGTCCGGGCACCGATCCCTTGCTGCTCGCGGCACTGGTCCACACCCTCTTTACCGAGAAGCGCATTCGGCTGGGTAAGCTGGGGACGTTCGTTGACGGGTTGGACACGGTGGAGAAGACCGTGGCCTGCTTCACGCCGGAGGCAGTGTCGGACCGGGTGGGCATTGCGCCGAACGCCATCCGCGCCATCGCCCTGGCATTCTCGGATGCCCCGAGCGCCGTCTGCTACGGCCGCATGGGGATGTGCGCGGTTCCATTCGGGACCACGGCGAGTTGGCTGATCGAGGTCCTCAACACCGTCAGCGGTAACCTTGACCGTCCTGGCGGCGCGATGTTTCCCAATCCACCGGTCGACGTGATGCGCCTGCAGCCGAAGACCGACCGGGGCCGTTGGCAATCGCGAACGCGCCGGACGCCGGAGTTCATGGGCGAGCTCCCCAGCGCGACCCTCGCCGAGGAGATCGAGACACCCGGAGACGGTCAGGTGCGCGCACTGGTCACTCTGGCGGGGAACCCCGTGCTCTCGTCACCGGCCGGCCACCGGTTGAGCGATGCACTCGGTAAGCTCGACTGCATGGTATCGATCGACTTCTACCTGAACGAGACCACTCGGCATGCGCACGTCATTCTCCCGCCGGTGGGACCGCTCGAACGCGATCATTTCGACGTGGTGTTTCAGCTCTTCTCGGTGCGGAGCACTGCCCGATGGTCGCCGGCCGTGTTCGCGTTACCGCCCGGCGCAAAGAACGACGCCGACATCCTCCTGGCGCTCTCAAGCCAGCTGTTCCGAGCCCGCGGTGGAGCCGGATGGGTGAAGGCCCTCGCTCTTCGCGCGCTGCTGGCTGTCGGCGGCGAGCGGGTTTCGCGCCTCGCGGTCGACCTCGCACTGCGAGCGGGTCCATACGGCAGCGGAATGCGCTGGTGGAGAGACGGCCTGACGGTGAGGAAGTTGCGCCAATCGATACACGGCCTCGACCTGGGGCCCATGCAGCCGTGCCTGCCAGATCGGCTTCCGATTCGTTCTGGTAGTTCGGCACGCAAGATCGACTTGGCGCCGCGCCAGGTCATCGCCGACATGGCGCGTCTGCGGACGAGCATGGCGGAAAGCCCGCCGGAGCTGGTGCTCGTCAGCAGGCGAGAGATGCGCACGGTCAACAGCTGGTCGCACAACCTCCCGAGCCTGGTGAAGGGTCCGAGACGCTGCGTGTTGTCCCTTCACCCCGCGGACGCCGCATCGCGCCGGGTTGCGCCTGGCGATTGGGTGCGAGTGACGAGTCGGGTTGGTGCGGTGGACGTTCCGGTCGAAATTACCGACGACATGATGCCGGGCGTGGTCGCGCTCCCGCACGGCTACGGACACTGCGGGGAGGGTATCCGGCTGGGCGTCGCTGCCCAGCACGCAGGTGCCAGCATCAACGATCTCACCGACCCCGCGGAGATCGATCCTCTCTCGGGGAATGCGGTTCTAAACGCGATCCCCGTTCGGGTCGAACGCCGCTAG